In Microplitis mediator isolate UGA2020A chromosome 2, iyMicMedi2.1, whole genome shotgun sequence, a single window of DNA contains:
- the LOC130663840 gene encoding monocarboxylate transporter 10 isoform X2 — MTVTDYNEPNADLDSTMALDDTKRSAVTGVTNNKDESDKFNSNHDQEERNPFIEQQSVGFLTDEYKSKNYFSSQNNSRLKDAAFKEDKVSANQNNPPDGGIRAWMILLGSFIINGVLFSIINSYSLMQVQLTEKLKDLGVTSAEAKASLVGSLTIGTTFFLSPIAGILTDKIGIQLTTFIGGLLAFAGMLLSSIYCEDVVILCLTYGIMYGTGASLAYTPSLVILGHYFKRRLGLANGIVTAGSSVFTSIMPYVMSALLDSFGMVGAFRSLAVLTLIIMLCAVLFKPISIKEKSSVKDKSSYQDPKSKKATINLSIWKKKRYVVWASAIPLALFGYFVPYVYIGSFVIKSFGKEFNTKVPVMCIGITSGVGRLVFGYVADLPRINRILLQQISFISIGILTMLLPLTPPYYSALVVISLGFGLFDGCFISLLGPIAFDICGKSGATQAIGFLLGICSIPLTAGPPIGGLLMDYTGSYTLTFVLAGIPPIIGAIVMFAINCVKEDKVEDPDKLEDGSINADCCLDGIAKKGFGSISRLSGGSVQLEED, encoded by the exons ATGACAGTGACTGATTATAATGAACCAAATGCTGATTTAGACAGCACAATGGCTCTCGACGACACAAAACGTTCAGCAGTTACTGgagttacaaataataaagACGAATcggataaatttaatagtaatcATGATCAGGAAGAACGTAATCCATTCATTGAACAGCAATCTGTTGGTTTTTTAACGGATGAATACAAgtcgaaaaattatttcagtagCCAAAATAACTCTAGGCTGAAGGATGCTGCTTTTAAGGAAGATAAAGTTTCAGCCAATCAGAATAATCCACCCGATGGTGGAATTCGCGCTTGGATGATTTTACTTGGGAGTTTTATTATCAATGGGGTTTTATTCAGTATTATTAATTCGTATTCTTTGATGCAAGTTCAGCTTacggaaaaattaaaagatcttGGGGTAACTAGTGCTGAAGCTAAAGcat cgcTCGTTGGTTCGCTCACAATAggaacgactttttttttatcaccaaTTGCTGGTATCCTAACTGATAAAATAGGTATACAATTAACAACATTTATTGGTGGGTTATTAGCATTTGCTGGGATGTTATTGTCTTCAATATATTGTGAAGat gtgGTAATATTATGTTTAACTTATGGTATTATGTATGGAACGGGCGCAAGTTTAGCATACACACCAAGTTTAGTAATTTTGGGGCACTATTTCAAACGCCGCCTGGGTCTTGCCAATGGGATCGTAACTGCTGGAAGCTCGGTATTTACATCAATAATGCCCTATGTAATGAGCGCATTACTCGATAGCTTTGGAATGGTCGGAGCTTTTAGAAGCCTGGCTGTACTTACTCTAATCATAATGTTGTGCGCGGTTCTTTTCAAACCCATATCAA taaaagaaaaatcatCTGTTAAAGACAAATCAAGTTATCAAGATCCGAAATCTAAAAAAGCTACGATCAACTTAtcaatttggaaaaaaaaacgttacgTTGTTTGGGCTAGTGCTATTCCACTAGCATTATTTGG ttactTTGTGCCATATGTTTATATCGGatcatttgtaattaaaagttttggAAAAGAATTTAATACAAAAGTTCCAGTAATGTGTATTGGAATAACATCAGGAGTTGGTAGATTAGTATTTGGTTACGTCGCTGATTTACCGCGAATCAatagaattttattacaacag atATCATTTATCAGTATTGGAATACTTACAATGCTTTTACCATTAACTCCACCATACTATTCAGCTTTAGTAGTGATCTCTCTCGGATTTGGGCTATTTGATGGATGCTTTATATCATTATTAGGTCCAATAGCGTTTGATATTTGCGGTAAAAGTGGCGCGACTCAAGCTATTGGATTTTTATTGGGGATATGTTCAATACCATTGACTGCTGGCCCACCGATTGGCGGCTTATTAATGGACTACAcag GTTCATATACGTTGACGTTTGTTCTGGCTGGTATTCCCCCAATAATTGGAGCGATTGTAATGTTTGCTATCAATTGCGTAAAAGAAGACAAAGTTGAAGATCCAGATAAATTAGAAGATGGATCTATAAATGCTGATTGTTGTCTTgatg gAATAGCAAAAAAAGGATTTGGTTCCATATCAAGACTCAGCGGTGGCAGTGTTCAATTGGAAG aagaTTAA
- the LOC130663840 gene encoding monocarboxylate transporter 10 isoform X3, with the protein MTVTDYNEPNADLDSTMALDDTKRSAVTGVTNNKDESDKFNSNHDQEERNPFIEQQSVGFLTDEYKSKNYFSSQNNSRLKDAAFKEDKVSANQNNPPDGGIRAWMILLGSFIINGVLFSIINSYSLMQVQLTEKLKDLGVTSAEAKASLVGSLTIGTTFFLSPIAGILTDKIGIQLTTFIGGLLAFAGMLLSSIYCEDVVILCLTYGIMYGTGASLAYTPSLVILGHYFKRRLGLANGIVTAGSSVFTSIMPYVMSALLDSFGMVGAFRSLAVLTLIIMLCAVLFKPISIKEKSSVKDKSSYQDPKSKKATINLSIWKKKRYVVWASAIPLALFGYFVPYVYIGSFVIKSFGKEFNTKVPVMCIGITSGVGRLVFGYVADLPRINRILLQQISFISIGILTMLLPLTPPYYSALVVISLGFGLFDGCFISLLGPIAFDICGKSGATQAIGFLLGICSIPLTAGPPIGGLLMDYTGSYTLTFVLAGIPPIIGAIVMFAINCVKEDKVEDPDKLEDGSINADCCLDGIAKKGFGSISRLSGGSVQLED; encoded by the exons ATGACAGTGACTGATTATAATGAACCAAATGCTGATTTAGACAGCACAATGGCTCTCGACGACACAAAACGTTCAGCAGTTACTGgagttacaaataataaagACGAATcggataaatttaatagtaatcATGATCAGGAAGAACGTAATCCATTCATTGAACAGCAATCTGTTGGTTTTTTAACGGATGAATACAAgtcgaaaaattatttcagtagCCAAAATAACTCTAGGCTGAAGGATGCTGCTTTTAAGGAAGATAAAGTTTCAGCCAATCAGAATAATCCACCCGATGGTGGAATTCGCGCTTGGATGATTTTACTTGGGAGTTTTATTATCAATGGGGTTTTATTCAGTATTATTAATTCGTATTCTTTGATGCAAGTTCAGCTTacggaaaaattaaaagatcttGGGGTAACTAGTGCTGAAGCTAAAGcat cgcTCGTTGGTTCGCTCACAATAggaacgactttttttttatcaccaaTTGCTGGTATCCTAACTGATAAAATAGGTATACAATTAACAACATTTATTGGTGGGTTATTAGCATTTGCTGGGATGTTATTGTCTTCAATATATTGTGAAGat gtgGTAATATTATGTTTAACTTATGGTATTATGTATGGAACGGGCGCAAGTTTAGCATACACACCAAGTTTAGTAATTTTGGGGCACTATTTCAAACGCCGCCTGGGTCTTGCCAATGGGATCGTAACTGCTGGAAGCTCGGTATTTACATCAATAATGCCCTATGTAATGAGCGCATTACTCGATAGCTTTGGAATGGTCGGAGCTTTTAGAAGCCTGGCTGTACTTACTCTAATCATAATGTTGTGCGCGGTTCTTTTCAAACCCATATCAA taaaagaaaaatcatCTGTTAAAGACAAATCAAGTTATCAAGATCCGAAATCTAAAAAAGCTACGATCAACTTAtcaatttggaaaaaaaaacgttacgTTGTTTGGGCTAGTGCTATTCCACTAGCATTATTTGG ttactTTGTGCCATATGTTTATATCGGatcatttgtaattaaaagttttggAAAAGAATTTAATACAAAAGTTCCAGTAATGTGTATTGGAATAACATCAGGAGTTGGTAGATTAGTATTTGGTTACGTCGCTGATTTACCGCGAATCAatagaattttattacaacag atATCATTTATCAGTATTGGAATACTTACAATGCTTTTACCATTAACTCCACCATACTATTCAGCTTTAGTAGTGATCTCTCTCGGATTTGGGCTATTTGATGGATGCTTTATATCATTATTAGGTCCAATAGCGTTTGATATTTGCGGTAAAAGTGGCGCGACTCAAGCTATTGGATTTTTATTGGGGATATGTTCAATACCATTGACTGCTGGCCCACCGATTGGCGGCTTATTAATGGACTACAcag GTTCATATACGTTGACGTTTGTTCTGGCTGGTATTCCCCCAATAATTGGAGCGATTGTAATGTTTGCTATCAATTGCGTAAAAGAAGACAAAGTTGAAGATCCAGATAAATTAGAAGATGGATCTATAAATGCTGATTGTTGTCTTgatg gAATAGCAAAAAAAGGATTTGGTTCCATATCAAGACTCAGCGGTGGCAGTGTTCAATTGGAAG aTTAA
- the LOC130663840 gene encoding monocarboxylate transporter 10 isoform X4, with the protein MLTLVGSLTIGTTFFLSPIAGILTDKIGIQLTTFIGGLLAFAGMLLSSIYCEDVVILCLTYGIMYGTGASLAYTPSLVILGHYFKRRLGLANGIVTAGSSVFTSIMPYVMSALLDSFGMVGAFRSLAVLTLIIMLCAVLFKPISIKEKSSVKDKSSYQDPKSKKATINLSIWKKKRYVVWASAIPLALFGYFVPYVYIGSFVIKSFGKEFNTKVPVMCIGITSGVGRLVFGYVADLPRINRILLQQISFISIGILTMLLPLTPPYYSALVVISLGFGLFDGCFISLLGPIAFDICGKSGATQAIGFLLGICSIPLTAGPPIGGLLMDYTGSYTLTFVLAGIPPIIGAIVMFAINCVKEDKVEDPDKLEDGSINADCCLDGIAKKGFGSISRLSGGSVQLEGRSYRNSKQLVRGNLSANATPTRFKSSLYNSTHIIRSSDQHCPAAANNSTIFNNYNKHYSCKQYNDCDYFSPAAAMYSESLPLLNQDLRHTRKL; encoded by the exons ATGTTAA cgcTCGTTGGTTCGCTCACAATAggaacgactttttttttatcaccaaTTGCTGGTATCCTAACTGATAAAATAGGTATACAATTAACAACATTTATTGGTGGGTTATTAGCATTTGCTGGGATGTTATTGTCTTCAATATATTGTGAAGat gtgGTAATATTATGTTTAACTTATGGTATTATGTATGGAACGGGCGCAAGTTTAGCATACACACCAAGTTTAGTAATTTTGGGGCACTATTTCAAACGCCGCCTGGGTCTTGCCAATGGGATCGTAACTGCTGGAAGCTCGGTATTTACATCAATAATGCCCTATGTAATGAGCGCATTACTCGATAGCTTTGGAATGGTCGGAGCTTTTAGAAGCCTGGCTGTACTTACTCTAATCATAATGTTGTGCGCGGTTCTTTTCAAACCCATATCAA taaaagaaaaatcatCTGTTAAAGACAAATCAAGTTATCAAGATCCGAAATCTAAAAAAGCTACGATCAACTTAtcaatttggaaaaaaaaacgttacgTTGTTTGGGCTAGTGCTATTCCACTAGCATTATTTGG ttactTTGTGCCATATGTTTATATCGGatcatttgtaattaaaagttttggAAAAGAATTTAATACAAAAGTTCCAGTAATGTGTATTGGAATAACATCAGGAGTTGGTAGATTAGTATTTGGTTACGTCGCTGATTTACCGCGAATCAatagaattttattacaacag atATCATTTATCAGTATTGGAATACTTACAATGCTTTTACCATTAACTCCACCATACTATTCAGCTTTAGTAGTGATCTCTCTCGGATTTGGGCTATTTGATGGATGCTTTATATCATTATTAGGTCCAATAGCGTTTGATATTTGCGGTAAAAGTGGCGCGACTCAAGCTATTGGATTTTTATTGGGGATATGTTCAATACCATTGACTGCTGGCCCACCGATTGGCGGCTTATTAATGGACTACAcag GTTCATATACGTTGACGTTTGTTCTGGCTGGTATTCCCCCAATAATTGGAGCGATTGTAATGTTTGCTATCAATTGCGTAAAAGAAGACAAAGTTGAAGATCCAGATAAATTAGAAGATGGATCTATAAATGCTGATTGTTGTCTTgatg gAATAGCAAAAAAAGGATTTGGTTCCATATCAAGACTCAGCGGTGGCAGTGTTCAATTGGAAGGTAGGTCATACAGAAATTCAAAACAACTTGTACGAGGAAACTTGTCTGCAAATGCAACTCCTACAAGATTTAAGTCTAGTTTGTACAATTCTACCCATATAATACGATCTTCTGATCAGCATTGTCCGGCAGCGGCTAATAATTCAACGatcttcaataattataataaacattaCTCGTGTAAACAATATAATGACTGTGATTACTTTTCTCCCGCCGCTGCCATGTACTCAGAAAGTCTGCCATTATTAAATCAAGACTTGAGACATACAAGAAAATTATGA
- the LOC130663840 gene encoding monocarboxylate transporter 10 isoform X1: MTVTDYNEPNADLDSTMALDDTKRSAVTGVTNNKDESDKFNSNHDQEERNPFIEQQSVGFLTDEYKSKNYFSSQNNSRLKDAAFKEDKVSANQNNPPDGGIRAWMILLGSFIINGVLFSIINSYSLMQVQLTEKLKDLGVTSAEAKASLVGSLTIGTTFFLSPIAGILTDKIGIQLTTFIGGLLAFAGMLLSSIYCEDVVILCLTYGIMYGTGASLAYTPSLVILGHYFKRRLGLANGIVTAGSSVFTSIMPYVMSALLDSFGMVGAFRSLAVLTLIIMLCAVLFKPISIKEKSSVKDKSSYQDPKSKKATINLSIWKKKRYVVWASAIPLALFGYFVPYVYIGSFVIKSFGKEFNTKVPVMCIGITSGVGRLVFGYVADLPRINRILLQQISFISIGILTMLLPLTPPYYSALVVISLGFGLFDGCFISLLGPIAFDICGKSGATQAIGFLLGICSIPLTAGPPIGGLLMDYTGSYTLTFVLAGIPPIIGAIVMFAINCVKEDKVEDPDKLEDGSINADCCLDGIAKKGFGSISRLSGGSVQLEGRSYRNSKQLVRGNLSANATPTRFKSSLYNSTHIIRSSDQHCPAAANNSTIFNNYNKHYSCKQYNDCDYFSPAAAMYSESLPLLNQDLRHTRKL, encoded by the exons ATGACAGTGACTGATTATAATGAACCAAATGCTGATTTAGACAGCACAATGGCTCTCGACGACACAAAACGTTCAGCAGTTACTGgagttacaaataataaagACGAATcggataaatttaatagtaatcATGATCAGGAAGAACGTAATCCATTCATTGAACAGCAATCTGTTGGTTTTTTAACGGATGAATACAAgtcgaaaaattatttcagtagCCAAAATAACTCTAGGCTGAAGGATGCTGCTTTTAAGGAAGATAAAGTTTCAGCCAATCAGAATAATCCACCCGATGGTGGAATTCGCGCTTGGATGATTTTACTTGGGAGTTTTATTATCAATGGGGTTTTATTCAGTATTATTAATTCGTATTCTTTGATGCAAGTTCAGCTTacggaaaaattaaaagatcttGGGGTAACTAGTGCTGAAGCTAAAGcat cgcTCGTTGGTTCGCTCACAATAggaacgactttttttttatcaccaaTTGCTGGTATCCTAACTGATAAAATAGGTATACAATTAACAACATTTATTGGTGGGTTATTAGCATTTGCTGGGATGTTATTGTCTTCAATATATTGTGAAGat gtgGTAATATTATGTTTAACTTATGGTATTATGTATGGAACGGGCGCAAGTTTAGCATACACACCAAGTTTAGTAATTTTGGGGCACTATTTCAAACGCCGCCTGGGTCTTGCCAATGGGATCGTAACTGCTGGAAGCTCGGTATTTACATCAATAATGCCCTATGTAATGAGCGCATTACTCGATAGCTTTGGAATGGTCGGAGCTTTTAGAAGCCTGGCTGTACTTACTCTAATCATAATGTTGTGCGCGGTTCTTTTCAAACCCATATCAA taaaagaaaaatcatCTGTTAAAGACAAATCAAGTTATCAAGATCCGAAATCTAAAAAAGCTACGATCAACTTAtcaatttggaaaaaaaaacgttacgTTGTTTGGGCTAGTGCTATTCCACTAGCATTATTTGG ttactTTGTGCCATATGTTTATATCGGatcatttgtaattaaaagttttggAAAAGAATTTAATACAAAAGTTCCAGTAATGTGTATTGGAATAACATCAGGAGTTGGTAGATTAGTATTTGGTTACGTCGCTGATTTACCGCGAATCAatagaattttattacaacag atATCATTTATCAGTATTGGAATACTTACAATGCTTTTACCATTAACTCCACCATACTATTCAGCTTTAGTAGTGATCTCTCTCGGATTTGGGCTATTTGATGGATGCTTTATATCATTATTAGGTCCAATAGCGTTTGATATTTGCGGTAAAAGTGGCGCGACTCAAGCTATTGGATTTTTATTGGGGATATGTTCAATACCATTGACTGCTGGCCCACCGATTGGCGGCTTATTAATGGACTACAcag GTTCATATACGTTGACGTTTGTTCTGGCTGGTATTCCCCCAATAATTGGAGCGATTGTAATGTTTGCTATCAATTGCGTAAAAGAAGACAAAGTTGAAGATCCAGATAAATTAGAAGATGGATCTATAAATGCTGATTGTTGTCTTgatg gAATAGCAAAAAAAGGATTTGGTTCCATATCAAGACTCAGCGGTGGCAGTGTTCAATTGGAAGGTAGGTCATACAGAAATTCAAAACAACTTGTACGAGGAAACTTGTCTGCAAATGCAACTCCTACAAGATTTAAGTCTAGTTTGTACAATTCTACCCATATAATACGATCTTCTGATCAGCATTGTCCGGCAGCGGCTAATAATTCAACGatcttcaataattataataaacattaCTCGTGTAAACAATATAATGACTGTGATTACTTTTCTCCCGCCGCTGCCATGTACTCAGAAAGTCTGCCATTATTAAATCAAGACTTGAGACATACAAGAAAATTATGA
- the LOC130663842 gene encoding triokinase/FMN cyclase-like isoform X1, giving the protein MSSKQLINSVDTTVGETLSGLCCAYPKLEHHEAKNVVLIANYNNRRDKVSIISGGGSGHEPFAGGFVGTGMLTASVAGSVFAAPPPNHILHALNSVYNDAGTLAVIPNYTGDCLNFGIAIEKARQKHLKISEIIIGDDCSIPKSDQGRAGKRGLVGILFVIKITGAMAERGNGIDEILYHAKILADCIATYGVGLRSCSLPGQNMLVDMPADEIEIGLGVHGEAGYRRIKIKNAAEVVGTLLETISQTLSLLSNDSVAVLVNNFGGTSQLEQGIVINEIVTQLRNKNIKVCRVYSGVLMTSLDAAGIHISILKLPEEYKKLYIDCLDDTTEAPCWPGCAYSLPTSDCIDNKKLISSAQVPDTKDLKKKSMGPKLNERESKIIKECLINACKAIINNEETLNTLDRGCGDGDCGSTHKKLADNILKSMDTLSTSYPVSLLTELSEIAEECMGGTSGAVYSLMFTTAASALADSKAEAGWPQLWAQAWRSAINGVIKYSKAEPGDRTMLDALNPACAAFTEQLTHTEFNVVIKKTVDAAKLGCNLTKQMIPKAGRAAYVKQSKFLNDVDAGAFGVVIWINAIAEILIREIE; this is encoded by the exons ATGTCAAGTAAACAATTGATTAATTCTGTTGACACAACTGTTGGTGAAACGTTATCTGGACTTTGTTGCGCTTATCCAAAATTGGAGCATCATGAGGCTAAAAATGTTGTTCTGATAGCAAAT tATAATAATCGTAGAGATAaagtatcaataattagtGGTGGAGGTAGTGGGCATGAACCATTTGCTGGTGGTTTTGTAGGTACCGGAATGCTGACAGCTTCAGTTGCTGGTTCTGTATTTGCTGCACCACCTCCTAATCATATTCTTCATGCTTTGAATTCAGTTTATAATGATG CTGGTACGTTGGCTGTGATACCAAATTATACTGgtgattgtttgaattttGGAATAGCTATTGAAAAAGCTAGACAAAAACATCTCAAG atttCAGAAATAATAATCGGAGATGACTGTAGTATTCCGAAATCTGATCAAGGTCGGGCTGGTAAACGAGGACTTGTTGgtatattatttgttattaaaataactggAGCAATGGCTGAACGAGGAAATGGTATTGATGAAATATTATACCATGCTAAAATACTGGCGGATTGTATAGCAACTTATGGAGTTGGGTTACGCTCATGTTCTTTACCTG gacAAAATATGTTGGTCGATATGCCAGCAGATGAAATAGAAATAGGACTTGGAGTCCATGGAGAAGCTGGATAtcgtagaataaaaataaaaaacgcaGCTGAAGTAGTTGGTACATTACTGGAAACTATTTCTCAAACTTTATCATTACTCAGTAATGACTCGGTAGCTGTTTTGGTAAATAATTTTGGCGGCACAAGTCAATTAGAACAAGGAATCGTCATTAATGAAATAGTTACACAActga gaaataaaaatataaaagtatgcAGAGTTTATTCTGGAGTACTAATGACATCATTAGACGCTGCGGGGATTCATAtatctattttaaaattgccagaagaatataaaaagttatacATTGATTGTCTTGATGACACAACAGAAGCACCCTGCTGGCCAGGATGTGCTTACAGTCTTCCTACATCAGACTGCATTGataataagaaattaatttcgagTGCGCAAGTACCTGATACtaaagatctaaaaaaaaaatccatgggTCCAAAACTAAATGAGCGAGAGAGCAAAATAATAAAGGAATGTTTGATAAATGCATGCAAAGCAATTATTAATAACGAAGAGACATTAAATACGTTGGATCGTGGCTGCGGTGATGGCGACTGCGGTTCCACGCACAAAAAACTGGCTGAca atattttaaaatctatggaTACTTTGAGTACTTCGTATCCCGTTTCATTGCTTACTGAGCTGTCAGAAATAGCAGAAGAATGTATGGGAGGAACTTCAGGAGCTGTTTATAGTTTGATGTTTACAACAGCGGCTTCAGCGCTAGCAGACTCAAAAGCGGAAGCTGGTTGGCCTCAATTGTGGGCACAGGCCTGGAGATCTGCTATCAATGGTGTTATCAAGTACAGCAAAGCGGAGCCAGGCGATAGAACGATG tTGGACGCATTAAATCCTGCGTGTGCTGCATTTACTGAGCAATTAACTCACACTGAATTTAatgttgttattaaaaaaactgtcGACGCAGCTAAATTAGGATGTAATTTAACCAAACAAATGATTcctaa agCTGGACGGGCTGCGTATGTAAAacaatcgaaatttttaaatgacgtCGATGCAGGAGCATTTGGAGTTGTGATTTGGATTAATGCTATCgctgaaatattaattagagAAATAGAATAA
- the LOC130663842 gene encoding triokinase/FMN cyclase-like isoform X2, translating to MLTASVAGSVFAAPPPNHILHALNSVYNDAGTLAVIPNYTGDCLNFGIAIEKARQKHLKISEIIIGDDCSIPKSDQGRAGKRGLVGILFVIKITGAMAERGNGIDEILYHAKILADCIATYGVGLRSCSLPGQNMLVDMPADEIEIGLGVHGEAGYRRIKIKNAAEVVGTLLETISQTLSLLSNDSVAVLVNNFGGTSQLEQGIVINEIVTQLRNKNIKVCRVYSGVLMTSLDAAGIHISILKLPEEYKKLYIDCLDDTTEAPCWPGCAYSLPTSDCIDNKKLISSAQVPDTKDLKKKSMGPKLNERESKIIKECLINACKAIINNEETLNTLDRGCGDGDCGSTHKKLADNILKSMDTLSTSYPVSLLTELSEIAEECMGGTSGAVYSLMFTTAASALADSKAEAGWPQLWAQAWRSAINGVIKYSKAEPGDRTMLDALNPACAAFTEQLTHTEFNVVIKKTVDAAKLGCNLTKQMIPKAGRAAYVKQSKFLNDVDAGAFGVVIWINAIAEILIREIE from the exons ATGCTGACAGCTTCAGTTGCTGGTTCTGTATTTGCTGCACCACCTCCTAATCATATTCTTCATGCTTTGAATTCAGTTTATAATGATG CTGGTACGTTGGCTGTGATACCAAATTATACTGgtgattgtttgaattttGGAATAGCTATTGAAAAAGCTAGACAAAAACATCTCAAG atttCAGAAATAATAATCGGAGATGACTGTAGTATTCCGAAATCTGATCAAGGTCGGGCTGGTAAACGAGGACTTGTTGgtatattatttgttattaaaataactggAGCAATGGCTGAACGAGGAAATGGTATTGATGAAATATTATACCATGCTAAAATACTGGCGGATTGTATAGCAACTTATGGAGTTGGGTTACGCTCATGTTCTTTACCTG gacAAAATATGTTGGTCGATATGCCAGCAGATGAAATAGAAATAGGACTTGGAGTCCATGGAGAAGCTGGATAtcgtagaataaaaataaaaaacgcaGCTGAAGTAGTTGGTACATTACTGGAAACTATTTCTCAAACTTTATCATTACTCAGTAATGACTCGGTAGCTGTTTTGGTAAATAATTTTGGCGGCACAAGTCAATTAGAACAAGGAATCGTCATTAATGAAATAGTTACACAActga gaaataaaaatataaaagtatgcAGAGTTTATTCTGGAGTACTAATGACATCATTAGACGCTGCGGGGATTCATAtatctattttaaaattgccagaagaatataaaaagttatacATTGATTGTCTTGATGACACAACAGAAGCACCCTGCTGGCCAGGATGTGCTTACAGTCTTCCTACATCAGACTGCATTGataataagaaattaatttcgagTGCGCAAGTACCTGATACtaaagatctaaaaaaaaaatccatgggTCCAAAACTAAATGAGCGAGAGAGCAAAATAATAAAGGAATGTTTGATAAATGCATGCAAAGCAATTATTAATAACGAAGAGACATTAAATACGTTGGATCGTGGCTGCGGTGATGGCGACTGCGGTTCCACGCACAAAAAACTGGCTGAca atattttaaaatctatggaTACTTTGAGTACTTCGTATCCCGTTTCATTGCTTACTGAGCTGTCAGAAATAGCAGAAGAATGTATGGGAGGAACTTCAGGAGCTGTTTATAGTTTGATGTTTACAACAGCGGCTTCAGCGCTAGCAGACTCAAAAGCGGAAGCTGGTTGGCCTCAATTGTGGGCACAGGCCTGGAGATCTGCTATCAATGGTGTTATCAAGTACAGCAAAGCGGAGCCAGGCGATAGAACGATG tTGGACGCATTAAATCCTGCGTGTGCTGCATTTACTGAGCAATTAACTCACACTGAATTTAatgttgttattaaaaaaactgtcGACGCAGCTAAATTAGGATGTAATTTAACCAAACAAATGATTcctaa agCTGGACGGGCTGCGTATGTAAAacaatcgaaatttttaaatgacgtCGATGCAGGAGCATTTGGAGTTGTGATTTGGATTAATGCTATCgctgaaatattaattagagAAATAGAATAA